From one Rhodamnia argentea isolate NSW1041297 chromosome 1, ASM2092103v1, whole genome shotgun sequence genomic stretch:
- the LOC115729885 gene encoding germin-like protein subfamily 1 member 7, with the protein MKFLPVSFLILALAAAAAFAYDPSPLQDICVATNDLNSGVFVNGKFCKDPKQATADDFLFMGFRNPGNTSNPLGSKVTPAFVDQFPGLNTLGISMARIDFAPGGLNPPHTHPRGTEVLVVVEGTLLVGFVTSNQLNNTLFTKVLYKGDVFVFPIGLIHFQLNIGNTYALAFAGLSSQNPGVITIANAVFGAKPPISADVLTKAFQVDKKVVDYLQAQFWYDNN; encoded by the exons ATGAAGTTTCTTCCAGTTAGCTTTCTCATATTGGCTTTGGCAGCTGCCGCTGCTTTCGCTTATGACCCGAGTCCTCTTCAGGACATATGCGTGGCCACCAATGACCTCAACTCCGGAG tatttgtgaatggaaagttctgCAAGGACCCAAAACAAGCCACGGCTGATGATTTCCTCTTTATGGGGTTCAGGAATCCTGGAAACACATCGAATCCGCTCGGATCAAAAGTCACACCAGCTTTTGTCGACCAATTTCCGGGACTCAACACTCTTGGAATATCCATGGCTCGCATCGACTTTGCTCCTGGCGGCCTAAATCCTCCCCACACTCACCCCCGCGGCACCGAGGTTCTGGTCGTGGTGGAGGGTACGCTACTTGTTGGCTTCGTCACATCCAACCAATTAAACAACACCCTCTTCACCAAAGTCTTGTACAAGGGCGACGTGTTTGTGTTCCCTATTGGTCTCATTCACTTTCAGTTGAATATCGGAAACACCTATGCTCTGGCCTTTGCCGGTCTAAGCAGCCAGAACCCGGGAGTCATTACCATTGCTAATGCCGTCTTCGGAGCGAAGCCACCCATTTCTGCTGATGTGctcaccaaggccttccaagTGGACAAGAAGGTTGTTGACTACCTCCAGGCACAGTTTTGGTACGACAACAACTAA